In a single window of the Thermoleophilia bacterium genome:
- a CDS encoding CBS domain-containing protein: MQATLNRRVRDVMHHGVIMVPESTSAVDICRVMSDNHVSCVAVANRQRDVVGVVSSTDILACGGRCGAESGGAGVAAATLMSRPLFTVAVDDSLQAAMAMMVEHHIHRVLVRAGGHIVGILSTSDVVREIGRTVKGTPECVYTKLDRYEEGVAPSGETALSRETVYDVMTHGVLVVPLTATLRETARVIADKQVHRVIVASEEGEMVGVVAAIDVLKPWTEDYGSPDRDDVIAADVMTQDIEAIEHWRTLEEAMARMAGKHIHALLVLLAHGEITGEMAARPIMASGVVYGVNIPIGLVSATDIVREIGRRGRSPYPFAV, encoded by the coding sequence ATGCAGGCGACGCTCAATCGCAGGGTTCGCGACGTGATGCACCACGGGGTAATCATGGTCCCCGAGAGCACCTCCGCGGTCGATATCTGCCGCGTGATGAGCGACAACCACGTCTCGTGTGTCGCGGTCGCCAACCGGCAGCGCGACGTGGTGGGCGTGGTCTCGAGCACCGACATCCTCGCTTGTGGCGGGCGCTGTGGCGCCGAGAGTGGCGGCGCCGGGGTGGCGGCCGCGACGCTCATGTCGCGGCCCTTGTTCACCGTCGCCGTGGACGACAGTCTGCAGGCGGCGATGGCGATGATGGTCGAGCACCACATCCATCGCGTCTTGGTGCGCGCCGGTGGGCACATCGTCGGCATCCTCAGCACAAGCGACGTGGTGCGCGAGATCGGCCGGACAGTCAAGGGCACGCCTGAGTGCGTCTACACCAAACTCGATCGTTATGAGGAGGGTGTCGCGCCGAGCGGTGAGACGGCGCTCTCGCGCGAGACGGTCTACGACGTCATGACGCACGGCGTGCTCGTGGTGCCGCTCACGGCGACGCTGCGCGAGACGGCCAGGGTGATCGCCGACAAGCAGGTGCATCGCGTCATCGTCGCCAGCGAGGAGGGCGAGATGGTGGGTGTGGTGGCGGCGATCGACGTGCTCAAGCCGTGGACGGAGGACTACGGCAGCCCCGATCGCGACGATGTGATCGCCGCCGACGTCATGACGCAAGACATTGAGGCGATCGAACACTGGCGCACGCTCGAGGAGGCGATGGCGCGCATGGCGGGCAAGCACATCCATGCGCTGCTCGTGCTTCTGGCACACGGCGAGATCACCGGCGAGATGGCGGCGCGACCGATCATGGCGTCGGGTGTTGTCTACGGTGTAAACATCCCGATAGGCTTGGTCAGCGCGACCGACATCGTGCGCGAGATTGGCCGTCGCGGGCGCTCGCCGTACCCGTTCGCCGTCTAG
- a CDS encoding DUF362 domain-containing protein has translation MRRLTRAEFLRAGAVSGAVALSGAGAVTFAACGGSSGEAPAARNATPQVIARRKDRPATPTLAIASGPSPADNTARAVAAAGGMAAYVQSGDVVVVKPNMVTGRAPEYAATTNPEVVATLVRLARDAGAKRVLVMDNPTSDARSAYSLSGIADAADAAGAEVHFMTDAGYRDYVIPGSLLGTHPLYSPAVDADVLITVPIAKQHGSATLTLAGKNLMGICNKRSRLHTKGLSRGIAELAAAFVPDLAVIDATRILVRNGPNGGNLDDVVTKNTVVACADWVAADAWVTRLFGLTPQDVPYLTAAADMNLGTIDLRSQPIKHV, from the coding sequence ATGCGACGCCTCACCAGAGCCGAGTTCCTGCGCGCCGGCGCCGTGAGCGGCGCGGTAGCGCTCTCCGGCGCCGGCGCGGTCACGTTCGCCGCCTGCGGCGGTTCCTCCGGCGAGGCGCCGGCGGCGCGCAACGCCACGCCACAGGTAATCGCCCGGCGCAAGGACCGGCCGGCGACGCCGACGCTGGCCATCGCCAGCGGTCCGTCGCCGGCCGACAACACCGCCCGCGCGGTGGCGGCGGCGGGCGGCATGGCCGCCTACGTGCAGAGCGGCGACGTCGTCGTCGTGAAGCCGAACATGGTCACCGGGCGAGCCCCGGAGTACGCCGCGACGACCAACCCGGAGGTCGTCGCCACACTCGTGCGCTTGGCACGTGATGCCGGCGCCAAGCGCGTCCTCGTAATGGACAACCCCACTTCGGACGCGCGTTCCGCCTACTCGCTGAGCGGCATCGCCGACGCCGCGGATGCCGCCGGCGCCGAGGTTCACTTCATGACCGACGCGGGCTACCGCGACTACGTCATCCCCGGCTCACTCCTCGGCACGCATCCCCTCTACAGCCCAGCCGTGGACGCCGACGTCCTCATCACGGTACCGATCGCCAAACAGCACGGCTCGGCCACGCTCACCCTCGCGGGCAAGAACCTGATGGGTATCTGCAACAAGCGCTCGCGCCTCCACACCAAGGGTCTCAGCCGTGGCATCGCCGAGCTCGCCGCGGCCTTCGTCCCCGACCTCGCCGTGATCGACGCGACGCGGATTCTCGTGCGCAATGGCCCCAACGGTGGGAACCTCGACGACGTCGTCACCAAGAACACGGTCGTCGCCTGCGCCGACTGGGTGGCGGCCGATGCCTGGGTTACGAGGCTCTTCGGCCTCACTCCCCAGGATGTTCCCTACCTGACTGCGGCCGCCGACATGAACCTGGGCACCATCGACCTGCGGTCACAACCCATCAAGCACGTCTGA
- a CDS encoding flippase-like domain-containing protein: protein MNTPPPTQSPRPAVRVRRSGRRALILRLIVLAVAAVSLYYLWPQLIEIFGALPGLSGIRWFWFAFMIVLEVASFACYWGLMRIALDERRWGIVALAQLASTAFSRVVPGGTASGGAVTYRMFAAAGLPRGRVATGVTATTLLSTAVLFCLPVFSLPAIIGGAAIDRTLLHGLEFGLAIAALIVAGGTIALFTDRPVAWVGRSVARVRLRLRAGGRQPDALAARLLEERDIIKNALGSRWWQALPLAAGGWLFDFATLLAALAALGAQVRPSLALLAYVVAALLAVIPLTPGGLGFVEVGLAAMLGLAGVGAAEATTAVLAYRLVSFWMPIPTGLIATLVFRWRYERRPRRAHVRS, encoded by the coding sequence ATGAATACTCCGCCCCCGACACAGTCTCCACGTCCAGCCGTTCGAGTGCGGCGGTCGGGTCGTCGCGCCCTGATCCTGCGCCTGATCGTCCTCGCAGTGGCGGCCGTGAGCCTCTACTACCTCTGGCCGCAGCTCATCGAAATCTTCGGCGCGCTGCCGGGACTCAGCGGCATCCGCTGGTTCTGGTTCGCGTTCATGATCGTCCTCGAGGTGGCGAGCTTCGCCTGCTATTGGGGCCTCATGCGCATCGCGCTCGACGAGCGTCGTTGGGGCATTGTCGCCTTGGCGCAACTGGCGAGCACGGCGTTCAGCAGAGTCGTGCCCGGAGGCACCGCGTCGGGCGGCGCGGTCACGTACCGCATGTTCGCCGCCGCCGGTCTGCCTCGGGGTCGTGTTGCGACTGGAGTCACCGCCACGACCCTGCTCTCCACCGCCGTACTCTTCTGCCTCCCCGTGTTCTCGCTGCCGGCGATCATCGGTGGCGCGGCAATCGACCGCACCCTTCTCCACGGTCTCGAGTTCGGGTTGGCAATCGCCGCCCTCATCGTCGCCGGCGGCACGATCGCCCTCTTCACCGATCGACCGGTGGCGTGGGTGGGTCGATCGGTCGCGCGGGTACGACTGCGTCTGCGCGCCGGCGGGCGGCAGCCCGACGCCCTGGCCGCCCGTCTTCTCGAGGAGCGCGACATCATCAAGAACGCCTTGGGGTCGCGCTGGTGGCAAGCGCTACCGCTCGCCGCCGGCGGCTGGCTCTTCGACTTCGCGACGCTACTCGCGGCGCTGGCCGCACTCGGCGCACAGGTACGCCCCTCCCTGGCGCTCTTGGCCTACGTGGTCGCGGCCCTCCTCGCGGTGATCCCTCTCACTCCCGGCGGCCTCGGCTTCGTCGAGGTCGGACTCGCAGCGATGCTCGGCCTGGCCGGCGTCGGCGCCGCCGAGGCCACCACCGCGGTGCTCGCGTACCGGCTCGTCTCCTTCTGGATGCCGATCCCGACGGGTCTCATCGCCACCCTCGTCTTCCGCTGGCGATACGAGCGGCGCCCGCGTCGCGCGCACGTCCGATCCTAG
- a CDS encoding VOC family protein, whose amino-acid sequence MDSIIRSLDFVAVPSRDAERTRAFYVETLGLRPDDKAHYEFWVGSTCFGIWEPEKLGGGPFVPQKQAHLALHVDDVAEARAALEEKGIQFLGDTFDTGVCHMAFFADPDGNALMLHHRYKPRP is encoded by the coding sequence ATGGATTCGATCATCCGCTCACTCGATTTCGTCGCCGTCCCCTCGCGCGACGCCGAACGCACGCGGGCGTTCTACGTCGAGACTCTGGGGCTGCGACCGGACGACAAGGCCCATTACGAGTTCTGGGTCGGGAGTACGTGCTTCGGCATCTGGGAGCCCGAGAAGCTAGGCGGCGGGCCGTTCGTGCCGCAGAAGCAGGCCCATCTCGCCCTGCACGTCGACGACGTCGCCGAGGCGCGCGCGGCGCTCGAAGAAAAGGGCATTCAGTTCCTCGGAGACACGTTCGACACCGGCGTGTGCCACATGGCCTTCTTCGCCGACCCAGACGGCAACGCCTTGATGCTGCACCACCGTTACAAGCCGCGGCCGTAA
- a CDS encoding cation-translocating P-type ATPase — MEQGDGADIGIKGLTSAEAARRLAADGPNELPSAKQRSLLRQALDVLREPMLLLLLGAGAVNFLLAEPLDGFMLMLFVMVVIGIGIYQEHKTENALSALRDLSAPRALVLRDGQRTRIAGRDVVCGDVLFLAEGDRVPADAALMQCQNIAVDESILTGESVPVRKKQCTLQRAEEPMGRPGGDATPWVYSGTLVVKGQAIGIVKQTGLGTELGRIGTSLREIETERTPLQREIDRLVKTVALIGVATAVLVVLVYGLTRGAWLEGLLPGIATAMAMLPEEFPVVLAVFLALGAWRLSQKNVLSRRVPVLESLGSATVLCVDKTGTLTVNRMRVCSLIVAGETYAVGEARLPERFHEIAEFAVLASPIDPFDPMDTAFKVLGERYLADTEHVHSDWDLVREYPLSEHLLALSHVWRSPVSDHYTIAAKGAPEAIADLCHFNSAQLAELTREVEAATQDGQRVLGVARADFSLNAGLPPEQHDFTFKYLGLVGLRDPVRDGVPEAVAECHRAGVRVVMITGDYPGTARAIAREIGLDNPEDCLTGPELEEFDDAALAARIGTVSVFARMVPEQKLRIIRALKANGEVVGMTGDGVNDAPALRAADIGIAMGARGTDVAREAAALVITDDQFTSIVDGVRQGRSIFSNLRKAMSYIVAVHVPIAGMSLIPVFVADWPLVLLPVQIAFLELIIDPACSIVFQAEPADPKTMERPPHGLDQPMFGRRELLLSALQGASVLVAVFAVFLWGIHGGRADDEVRSMTFATLVVGNLALILVNRSWHLSILRALVERRNPALGWILMLASVLLILLLSVPALRNAFNFGRIHWWDAIVVVVAGFAGVIWFEVYKVTLGRDRS; from the coding sequence GTGGAGCAGGGCGACGGCGCGGACATCGGCATCAAAGGCTTGACGTCGGCCGAGGCCGCGCGCCGTCTGGCGGCCGACGGCCCCAACGAGCTGCCGTCGGCCAAACAACGCAGCCTGCTGCGGCAAGCGCTGGACGTGCTGCGCGAGCCGATGCTGCTGCTGCTGCTCGGCGCCGGCGCCGTCAACTTCCTCCTCGCGGAGCCGCTCGACGGCTTCATGCTGATGCTGTTCGTGATGGTCGTCATCGGCATCGGCATCTACCAGGAGCACAAGACCGAGAACGCGCTCTCGGCGCTGCGCGACCTCTCGGCGCCGCGAGCTCTCGTGTTGCGCGACGGTCAGCGCACGCGCATAGCCGGCCGCGACGTCGTGTGCGGCGACGTGCTGTTTCTGGCCGAAGGTGACCGCGTACCCGCCGACGCCGCGCTCATGCAGTGCCAGAACATCGCCGTCGATGAATCGATTCTCACCGGTGAGTCAGTGCCGGTGCGTAAGAAGCAGTGCACCTTGCAGCGGGCCGAAGAACCGATGGGTCGCCCGGGGGGCGACGCGACGCCTTGGGTGTACTCCGGGACCCTGGTCGTCAAGGGCCAGGCGATAGGCATCGTCAAGCAGACCGGGCTCGGCACCGAGCTCGGTCGCATCGGCACCTCGCTGCGGGAGATCGAGACCGAGCGTACCCCGCTGCAACGCGAGATCGATCGGCTCGTGAAGACGGTCGCCCTGATCGGCGTCGCGACGGCGGTGCTCGTCGTGCTGGTCTACGGCCTGACGCGTGGCGCGTGGCTCGAGGGCTTGCTGCCCGGCATTGCGACGGCGATGGCGATGCTGCCCGAGGAGTTCCCCGTCGTCCTTGCCGTCTTCCTCGCCCTTGGTGCGTGGCGACTCTCGCAGAAGAACGTCCTCTCGCGACGGGTGCCGGTGCTCGAGTCTCTCGGTTCCGCGACCGTTCTCTGTGTCGACAAGACGGGCACGTTGACGGTAAATCGCATGCGGGTGTGTTCGCTCATTGTTGCCGGCGAGACGTACGCGGTCGGCGAGGCGCGGCTTCCGGAGCGTTTTCACGAGATCGCCGAGTTCGCCGTGCTGGCCTCGCCCATCGATCCCTTCGACCCGATGGACACGGCCTTCAAGGTGCTCGGCGAACGCTACCTCGCCGACACCGAGCACGTGCACTCCGATTGGGACTTGGTGCGCGAGTATCCGCTCTCCGAGCATCTGCTCGCGCTCTCACACGTCTGGCGCTCGCCCGTCAGCGACCACTATACGATCGCCGCCAAGGGAGCTCCGGAGGCGATCGCCGATCTCTGTCACTTCAACTCAGCGCAGCTCGCCGAGCTCACACGTGAGGTGGAGGCTGCGACGCAAGACGGCCAGCGGGTTCTCGGTGTGGCGCGCGCCGACTTCAGCCTGAATGCCGGCCTGCCCCCGGAGCAGCACGACTTCACCTTCAAGTATCTCGGTCTGGTCGGGCTGCGCGATCCCGTGCGGGACGGCGTGCCGGAGGCGGTGGCGGAGTGCCATCGCGCCGGCGTGCGCGTGGTGATGATCACCGGGGACTACCCGGGTACGGCGCGCGCCATAGCGCGCGAGATCGGGCTGGATAACCCCGAAGACTGCCTCACCGGTCCGGAGCTCGAGGAGTTCGACGATGCGGCGCTGGCGGCGCGCATCGGCACCGTAAGTGTGTTCGCGCGCATGGTGCCGGAGCAGAAGCTGCGTATCATTCGTGCGCTCAAAGCCAACGGCGAGGTCGTCGGCATGACCGGCGACGGCGTCAACGACGCGCCTGCCCTGCGCGCCGCCGACATCGGCATCGCCATGGGCGCACGCGGCACCGACGTGGCGCGCGAAGCGGCGGCGCTCGTTATCACCGACGATCAGTTCACGTCCATCGTCGATGGCGTGCGTCAGGGCCGCAGCATCTTCAGCAACCTGCGTAAGGCCATGTCGTATATCGTCGCCGTCCACGTGCCCATCGCCGGCATGTCGCTCATCCCGGTGTTCGTCGCCGACTGGCCGTTGGTGCTGCTTCCGGTGCAGATCGCTTTTCTCGAGCTCATCATCGACCCCGCGTGCTCGATCGTCTTCCAGGCCGAACCCGCCGATCCCAAGACGATGGAGCGGCCACCGCACGGCCTCGACCAGCCCATGTTCGGGCGGCGCGAATTGCTGCTCTCCGCCTTGCAGGGCGCCTCGGTGCTGGTGGCCGTGTTTGCCGTCTTCCTCTGGGGGATCCACGGCGGGCGGGCCGACGACGAGGTGCGCTCGATGACCTTCGCAACGCTCGTCGTCGGCAACCTCGCCCTCATCCTCGTCAATCGCTCCTGGCATCTGAGCATTCTGCGTGCTCTGGTCGAACGACGGAACCCCGCGCTCGGCTGGATCCTGATGCTCGCCAGCGTGCTGCTCATCCTGCTGCTCAGCGTGCCGGCGCTGCGCAACGCCTTCAACTTCGGCCGCATCCATTGGTGGGATGCGATCGTCGTGGTGGTTGCGGGATTCGCCGGCGTGATCTGGTTCGAGGTCTACAAGGTGACGCTCGGGCGCGACCGATCGTAG